A window of Aequoribacter fuscus genomic DNA:
GAACGCATTGCCTTTCCCGCAAGCATTGTGTTGCTACCCTTGATGAAAATTATGTATCCATTGGTGTGGGCCATCAATGGAGTTACCAACGGCCTGCTTAAACTTCTCGGGGTAAACCCAGAGAACACCAGCAACGATTCAGTATCGTCCGACGAGCTGCGCACCATCGTTAACGAGTCGAGTCAATTGATTCCGACTCGGCACCGCGGCATGCTGCTTAACATCCTAGATCTCGAAGAAGTCAGTGTCGATGACATCATGGTGCCTCGCAACGAGGTGTACGGCATCGACCTTGATGATACTGATGAAGAGATCATGAAGACGATACAAGCTTCAGAACACACCAGATTGCCGGTCTGGCGAGAAGACATCAACAATATCGAGGGCATTTTGCACATGCGCAATATCAGCCGCATTGTCGATGCCAACGGTTTAGATCGAGAAGCCCTATTGCGCGAGATGGAACAACCCTATTTTGTTCCAGAGAACACCCCTCTGCACACCCAACTGCTCAACTTTCAGCAGCAGAAACTGCGTTTGGGTACGGTCGTGGACGAATATGGCGACGTTATGGGCCTGGTTGCGTTGGAAGATATCCTAGAAGAAATCGTAGGTGAGTTTACCTCAAGTCTGATAGCGCAAGACGATTACATCACGTCAGAGCCAGACGGGACTTTCTTAATTTTAGGCAATGCCTCTATTCGAGATGTCAATAAAGCGCTCGACTGGTCATTGCCCACCGAGGGGCCAAGAACCATCAGCGGACTGATGCTGGAAATACTCGAATCATTCCCGGATGCAAACGCCAGCATGGCTATTGGAGAACATCGACTCGAAATCGTCAGCCTCGACAGCAAGGTTATTCAGTCTGTAAAGGCCTTTAAGGCTAGCTAAGCCCATTACTGCCTTGTTCTAGCCGACGCGCGTTGGCGCGCGCGAGTATTGCCCTCTTCTCTGCTGACGAAGCCATAAACCAATCGGTAATTTCACTGCCTGAGCGAAAACAGCCGATGCACACGTCATTTTCATCGAGCGCACAAATAGACACACAGGGCGAAGGTACGAGCTCCTCACCGGTCAGCGGATCAATGATTACTGGGCGTGGGCGTTGCGCAGATTCAGACATTACAAGCTCTCCGGATCAATCAGGTTAATGACATCAAAGGCGGGTTCTTCGTAGGGGTGCGC
This region includes:
- a CDS encoding HlyC/CorC family transporter: MNEAPLELLFTALAILIVLSGFFSSSETGMMSLNRFRLKHLRNEKHKGAERASQLLERPDRLIGLILIGNNLVNILASAIATVIAIRLFGDAGIAVATLVLTLVILIFAEITPKTIAALHPERIAFPASIVLLPLMKIMYPLVWAINGVTNGLLKLLGVNPENTSNDSVSSDELRTIVNESSQLIPTRHRGMLLNILDLEEVSVDDIMVPRNEVYGIDLDDTDEEIMKTIQASEHTRLPVWREDINNIEGILHMRNISRIVDANGLDREALLREMEQPYFVPENTPLHTQLLNFQQQKLRLGTVVDEYGDVMGLVALEDILEEIVGEFTSSLIAQDDYITSEPDGTFLILGNASIRDVNKALDWSLPTEGPRTISGLMLEILESFPDANASMAIGEHRLEIVSLDSKVIQSVKAFKAS
- a CDS encoding DUF1289 domain-containing protein, with protein sequence MSESAQRPRPVIIDPLTGEELVPSPCVSICALDENDVCIGCFRSGSEITDWFMASSAEKRAILARANARRLEQGSNGLS